In Desulfovibrio sp. JC022, the following proteins share a genomic window:
- a CDS encoding transposase, translated as HPISSGPMEGTNNKIKTMKRQAYGYRDQEFFKLRIMGIHEAKYSLTG; from the coding sequence CATCCCATTTCGTCAGGCCCGATGGAAGGCACCAACAACAAGATCAAGACCATGAAACGCCAAGCCTACGGCTACCGTGATCAAGAGTTTTTCAAACTCAGAATCATGGGCATTCATGAGGCAAAGTACTCTTTAACCGGATGA